The following are encoded together in the Cheilinus undulatus linkage group 3, ASM1832078v1, whole genome shotgun sequence genome:
- the LOC121506846 gene encoding green-sensitive opsin-like: MVWEGGIEPNGTEGKNFYIPMSNRTGIVRSPYEYPQYYMVDPMIYKLLAFYMFFLICTGTPINGLTLFVTFKHKKLQQPLNYILVNLAIAGLIMCAFGFTITITSAVNGYFILGPTFCAIEGFMATLGGEVALWSLVVLAVERYIVVCKPMGSFKFTGAHAGAGVLVTWIMAFSCAGPPLFGWSRYLPEGMQCSCGPDYYTLAPGFNNESYVIYMFVVHFFLPVFIIFFTYGSLVLTVKAAAAQQQESESTQKAEREVTRMCILMVFGFLVAWVPYATFSAWIFMNKGAAFTALTAAIPAFFAKSSALYNPVIYVLFNKQFRNCILTTIGMGGMVEDETSVSTSKTEVSSVS; the protein is encoded by the exons ATGGTGTGGGAAGGAGGCATTGAACCAAATGGCACAGAAGGGAAGAATTTCTACATCCCCATGTCCAACAGGACTGGGATTGTTAGAAGTCCTTATGAATATCCGCAGTATTACATGGTAGATCCAATGATCTACAAACTTCTGGCTTTCTACATGTTCTTCCTGATCTGTACTGGAACCCCCATCAACGGTCTGACATTGTTTGTAACCTTCAAGCACAAGAAGCTCCAGCAACCTCTCAACTACATCCTGGTCAACCTGGCTATTGCTGGACTCATCATGTGCGCCTTTGGattcaccatcaccatcacatcTGCAGTCAATGGCTACTTCATTCTTGGACCAACTTTTTGTGCCATTGAGGGATTCATGGCTACACTTGGAG GTGAAGTCGCTCTCTGGTCCTTGGTGGTCCTGGCTGTTGAGAGATACATCGTCGTCTGCAAACCCATGGGAAGCTTCAAGTTCACTGGTGCTCATGCAGGGGCTGGAGTTCTTGTCACTTGGATCATGGCCTTCTCATGTGCTGGACCCCCATTGTTCGGCTGGTCCAG GTACCTCCCTGAGGGAATGCAGTGCTCCTGTGGACCCGACTACTACACTCTGGCTCCAGGCTTCAACAATGAATCATATGTCATTTACATGTTTGTGGTGCACTTCTTCCTCCCAGTGTTCATCATTTTCTTCACATATGGAAGCCTCGTCCTGACTGTCAAAGCT GCTGCCGCTCAGCAGCAGGAGTCAGAGTCCACCCAGAAGGCTGAGAGGGAAGTCACACGTATGTGCATCCTGATGGTGTTTGGCTTCCTGGTAGCCTGGGTACCATATGCCACTTTCAGCGCTTGGATCTTCATGAACAAGGGTGCCGCCTTCACCGCTCTGACAGCAGCTATTCCTGCCTTCTTTGCAAAGAGCTCAGCATTGTACAACCCTGTGATCTATGTGCTGTTCAACAAACAG TTCCGTAACTGCATCCTGACCACTATTGGAATGGGTGGCATGGTGGAGGATGAGACCTCAGTTTCCACAAGCAAGACAGAAGTGTCCTCTGTATCTTAA